The region GACGAGCGGGTTCGTCAGGCCCGGGCCGGACCTGCGCTGCCACCCTCTCACGTCATCACCGGGCTCGTGCCGGTGATCTCGATGCGAAAGGCGTTGCGCTTCAAGTGATCGGGATGGCCGGCACAAGGCCGGCCATGACATGGGAGAGGGCGGTCAACTCCTCCCACGGTGAGGTTGGAGATTGTGAGGTGCACGCCACAAAGACGGCCGAAGAGCCTAGAAAGCCTTGAACGTGATGATCGTGTGCGTGTCGGCGATCTCGGGAATGACCTGCACGTTTTCCGCGATGAAATGGCCGATATCGACCCCGTCATCCACGTGAAACTTGGCGAGAATGTCGTAGTTGCCGGCCGTCGAGTAGATCTCGGAGGCGATCTCCCGGTCGGCCAGGGCGTTCGCGACGGCATAGGTCTTGCCGAGCTTGCATTTGATCTCGACGAAGAAGGTCTGCATGGGAGGCTCCGGGGACGCGTCTGGAATGTCTCAATCCGAGACATATGGCACGGGACCGGGCCGGTGAGAACCTCTGCTGCCCGGTCCCGTGGACCGTCATCCCCGTCCGACGCTCACATAGGTGAAGCCATGGCGGCGCATCTCCTCCGGGCGATAGACGTTGCGCAGGTCCACGACCACCGGAGCCGCCAGGGTGGCCTTCAGGCGGGTCAGGTCCAGGGCCCGGAACGTATCCCACTCGGTCACCAGCACCAGCGCGTCCGCTCCGCGGGCGCAATCATAGGCGTCCCGGGCATAATGCACGTCCGTGAGGACCGCCTTGGCCGCCGACATGCCTTCCGGATCGTAGGCCCGCACCTGGGCGCCCGCATCCTGCAGCGCGGTGATCACGTCGATGGAGGGGGCGTCGCGCATGTCGTCGGTGTTGGGCTTGAAGGTCAGGCCGAGCACCGCAACCGTCTTGCCGCGCACGGAGCCGCCGCAGGCGGCGATCACCTTCCGGCCCATGGCGCGCTTACGCTGGCTGTTGACCGCCGCCACCGTCTCGACGATGCGGATCGGCGCCTCGTAGTCCTGCGCCGTCTTGATCAGGGCCAGCGTGTCCTTGGGAAAGCACGAGCCGCCATAACCCGGGCCGGCGTGCAGGAACTTCGCCCCGATGCGATTGTCGAGCCCGATGCCCCGGGCTACGTCCTGCACGTTGGCGCCCACATGCTCGCACAGGTCGGCGATTTCGTTGATGAAGGTGATCTTGGTCGCCAGGAACGCGTTGGCGGCGTATTTCGTCAGCTCCGCCGTGCGCCGGGACATGACGAGCAGGGGCGACTGGTTGAGATAGAGCGGGCGGTAGAGCTCGTTCATCACGCCCCTGGCGCGGTCGTCCTCGGTGCCCACCACGATGCGGTCCGGCCGCTTGAAATCGGCGATGGCCGCGCCCTCGCGCAGGAATTCCGGATTCGACACCACGGCGAAGTCCGCATCGGGGCGGACGTCGCGGATGATGCGCTCGACCTCGTCGCCGGTGCCCACCGGGACGGTCGATTTGGTCACGATGACGGTGTAGCCGTCCATGGCGGCCGCGATGTCGCGGGCGGCCTGGTAGACGTAGGAGAGGTCGGCGTGGCCGTCGCCGCGACGGGACGGGGTACCGACCGCGATGAAGACGGCCTCGGCGTTCCGAACCGCCTGAGGAAGATCGGTGGTGAAGGTCAGGCGCTCCTCGCGCACGTTCTTGGCGACGAGTTCGGCCAGGCCCGGCTCGAAGATGGGGATCTCGCCGCGGTTGAGGGCCTCGATCTTGGACGGATCCTTGTCTACGCAGCAGACCTCGTGGCCGAAATCCGCAAAGCAGGCGCCGGAGACCAGGCCGACATAGCCCGCTCCGATCATCGCAACACGCATCGAGAACTCCCAATTTGTTCGGATCTTGGGTTTAGAGTGGCATGGGGCTCGCAGCAACCCAGGGGATCAGACGATTTCGAGGCAGTTTTCTCGCCATTGTAACAATGCCCCCTTTGACTTCTGAAGTGAGTACCTCCACAACACCGCCGCTTTTCAAACGGGGCATTGATGGACAATCCTTTTCTTGTCGAGGTCACCCGCGGAAACCTTGTCGAGTCGCGCCATCGGGGCAGCGTCTCCGTGGTCGACGCCGAGGGGGGCATGGTACTGTCGATCGGCGATGTGGACAGGCGCGTTTTTCCGCGCTCCGCCGTGAAGGCGCTGCAGGCCATGCCGCTGGTCGAAAGCGGCATCGCAGACAAGTACGGCCTGACCGACGAGGAGATCGCGCTCGCCTGTGCGTCCCATTCGGGCGAGCCCGAGCATGCGGCGACCGCCAAGGCCATGCTGGCCAAGGCCGGGCAGGATGTCGGCTGTCTCGAATGCGGCGTGCACTGGCCCATGGGCGAAGCCGCCAACCGCGCCTTGGCGGCTTCGGGTGCCAGCCCGAGCGCCCTCCACAACAATTGCTCAGGCAAGCACGCCGGCTTCGTCTGCCTGGCCTGCGGTCAGGGCCAAAGCCCGAAAGGGTATGTGCTGGCGGACCATCCGGTGCAGCGTAGCGTGCGCGAGGCCCTGGAGGAGATCACCGGTGCCTGCCATACGGTCGAGAAGAGCGGCATCGACGGCTGCTCGATCCCGACCTACGCGATCCCGCTCCCGTCTCTGGCTTTCGGATTCGCCCGGTTCGGGGCGGGGACAGGTCTGCCGGGCGACGGCAAGGCCGCGGCGGCCCGGATCCGCAAGGCCGTGGCGCGCCATCCCTTCATGGTCGCCGGGACCGGCCGTTTCGATACGAAGCTCATGGAGCTTCTCGGCGAGCGCGCCTTCGTCAAGGTCGGAGCCGAGGGCGTCTATTGCGCCTCCTTCCCGGAGCTCGGCTATGGCGTGGCCCTCAAGGTCGAGGACGGGCATGGCCGTGCGGCGGAGGCCATGATGGCCGGGCTCGTCCTGCGCTTCCTCCCCTTGGGCGGCGACGAGCGCAAGGCCGTCGAAGCGCTGGCCCGGCCGGTGCTCAAGAACTGGAACGGCATCGAGGTCGGGCAGATCCGCGTCTCGCCGGAGATCCGGGGCGCGGTCTGAAGGCGCTCACGGTCTCGGGTTCATCTGCAGGCGGGTGTGGATGAGGTCGTCCGGCTGGAGGCCGTGCGGGCCATGGAACGGTCGGTCGAGAACGCCGACCATGTAGACGACGAGGCCGATGAAGATCATCAGAACGCTGCTGAGGATGAGGTGCGTCGTTCGCCGCAGGTCGAAGAGCCACAGAATGATGGCATTCAGAGCGGCTCCCACCATGACGACCGCCCAGATGACCCTTGGAATGCTGGTTCCGGCCGCCTGAATGCGCAGGCGGCGCTGCTCGATGAAGTCTTCGAAGGTCCGGAGCGCCGCCTCATGGATCAGGTCCTCTCCCGCATCGCGATTGGGCCTGAAGCCGAGGAGCTGGCGACTCAGCTGGTCGACGAGCTGCGTCCCGCGCGTGGAAACCTGATCGGTTCGCTGGGCGACCCAGCCCGGCCCCGTCTCCTCGTCGACATATTGACGAAGGGTATCCAACAGGGTCGTGCGGGCCGGTTCGGGATAGGCATTGAAGGTGCGGTAGAGGGCGATGACCTTGGACGACTCGCGCCCGACTGCATCCTGCGCCTTGACGTAATTCTCGAACACCGCGACGGAAAGCAGGGCCAGGAGAACGCCGTAATAGAGCGAGAAGACGTTCAGGAGCAGCGTGACGATGGCGTTCGGATCGCGTTCCCCGCGAATCAGGCGCGCGAATGTGGGTTGCAGCAGCACCAGGCCGACCAGGGTCGGCACCAGGAAGAAGAGGCAGGTGATCACGGCGCCCATGAAAAGGGGCAATTGATGCAATCGGTCGATCACGGCGGTGTCGGCTCTCGGTGACGCCCTTAGGCCTTCACCGAGTGAAGCGGATTTCCCCACGAGGATCAGGTGGAATTCCGGGTAGGCGGACGGAGCTTCCTACTATGGGCGGGATCTGTGGAACCCCGGCTCGACGCGATACCTATGTCGCGCCGGTTCGCGAGGTGGGGCTTGTCACGGACGGCTTGATTGAGATGGGGCGTCCCCGGATCGGTCGGCTTGACCCTGCTCGACGAGTTGCTTGAGCCTCGCCAAGGACATGCGCCACCCCGTCTCGTTGTCGTCCGGAGGAATGCCTGGAGGGACGTTCTCGTGCCAGGCGCCGAGCACGCTCGAACCTTCGGCCTCCGTCAGGGCAAAGGTGATCCTCATCTCGCCCTGCATCGACGCATCCGCCGTCTCGAACTCCAGAGCCTGAACGACGCGCTCGTTCGGAACCAGATCCACGAAATACCCGTGATAGGTGTCGGTTCGGGCCGAAGACTTCCCCACTCCGAAGTCGCCTTCATAGGTGAGCGAGATCCGGAACCGGCCGCCGACCTCCGGTTCGAAATGGTGGATATGGATGCTCATTCCATCAGGGAACATCCACCCCGAGACGGCCTCCGGATCGATCAGCGCCCGGTAGACCACCGAGGCGGGGACATCGAAGTGCTGGGTCAGCTTCAGAGTGCTCATGGTCATAGGCTAGTGCGAGTCCTGGTCGACCCGCAATCATCCGAATTCTGGGGGTGCCATCGATTCGCGCTCCAAGCCTAAAGCATCGGACGTGAAGCCGAACCCACATCCGATGCTTCAGGTTCTTGGTTTGAAGCATCTTTCCCCGCAAAACCGGTTCCCACTTTTGCGTGCGATACTCTAGAGCTTCAACAGTTTCACGATCTCGCCCGCTCCGGCCGTAGGCGACAGGGAGCCGTCCGCGATGGCGTTCTCGATCTCCGGCACGCGCTGGCGCAGGGCCGGATCGTGATGCAGGCGTTCGTAGAGGCGCTCGTGAACGAGGGCCCACATCCATTTCGTGTCCTGCGCCCGGCGCTTGGCCGCGAGCTCTCCCGACGCTTCCAGGCGCTTGCGATGGTCCAGGACCTTCCCCCAGATCTCGTCGAGCCCCTGGCCGGTGAGTCCCGAGA is a window of Microvirga lotononidis DNA encoding:
- a CDS encoding Lrp/AsnC ligand binding domain-containing protein yields the protein MQTFFVEIKCKLGKTYAVANALADREIASEIYSTAGNYDILAKFHVDDGVDIGHFIAENVQVIPEIADTHTIITFKAF
- a CDS encoding UDP-glucose dehydrogenase family protein, translating into MRVAMIGAGYVGLVSGACFADFGHEVCCVDKDPSKIEALNRGEIPIFEPGLAELVAKNVREERLTFTTDLPQAVRNAEAVFIAVGTPSRRGDGHADLSYVYQAARDIAAAMDGYTVIVTKSTVPVGTGDEVERIIRDVRPDADFAVVSNPEFLREGAAIADFKRPDRIVVGTEDDRARGVMNELYRPLYLNQSPLLVMSRRTAELTKYAANAFLATKITFINEIADLCEHVGANVQDVARGIGLDNRIGAKFLHAGPGYGGSCFPKDTLALIKTAQDYEAPIRIVETVAAVNSQRKRAMGRKVIAACGGSVRGKTVAVLGLTFKPNTDDMRDAPSIDVITALQDAGAQVRAYDPEGMSAAKAVLTDVHYARDAYDCARGADALVLVTEWDTFRALDLTRLKATLAAPVVVDLRNVYRPEEMRRHGFTYVSVGRG
- a CDS encoding asparaginase produces the protein MDNPFLVEVTRGNLVESRHRGSVSVVDAEGGMVLSIGDVDRRVFPRSAVKALQAMPLVESGIADKYGLTDEEIALACASHSGEPEHAATAKAMLAKAGQDVGCLECGVHWPMGEAANRALAASGASPSALHNNCSGKHAGFVCLACGQGQSPKGYVLADHPVQRSVREALEEITGACHTVEKSGIDGCSIPTYAIPLPSLAFGFARFGAGTGLPGDGKAAAARIRKAVARHPFMVAGTGRFDTKLMELLGERAFVKVGAEGVYCASFPELGYGVALKVEDGHGRAAEAMMAGLVLRFLPLGGDERKAVEALARPVLKNWNGIEVGQIRVSPEIRGAV
- a CDS encoding bestrophin-like domain: MIDRLHQLPLFMGAVITCLFFLVPTLVGLVLLQPTFARLIRGERDPNAIVTLLLNVFSLYYGVLLALLSVAVFENYVKAQDAVGRESSKVIALYRTFNAYPEPARTTLLDTLRQYVDEETGPGWVAQRTDQVSTRGTQLVDQLSRQLLGFRPNRDAGEDLIHEAALRTFEDFIEQRRLRIQAAGTSIPRVIWAVVMVGAALNAIILWLFDLRRTTHLILSSVLMIFIGLVVYMVGVLDRPFHGPHGLQPDDLIHTRLQMNPRP
- a CDS encoding SRPBCC domain-containing protein gives rise to the protein MSTLKLTQHFDVPASVVYRALIDPEAVSGWMFPDGMSIHIHHFEPEVGGRFRISLTYEGDFGVGKSSARTDTYHGYFVDLVPNERVVQALEFETADASMQGEMRITFALTEAEGSSVLGAWHENVPPGIPPDDNETGWRMSLARLKQLVEQGQADRSGDAPSQSSRP